TAATGAGAATCAGATACTGACAAAGTCAACATGTATTAAGAATACGGTGGTTCTCTTAATTAATTGTGATAATTAGGTGTCAGCACGATAAAGACAAAAGGATGTCCTTGGAAAGGATCAAGACATAATTATGCATGTTTTGTTTCAGATATCGTGGAAGTTGATTCTGATATGGAAACAGTAACAAATATCTCATaactcttttcctttttttgtgaACTTTTTCCgcctttatttctttctttttcttttgagaaaaaaGTTACCTCAGAACATTAAGTGATTAACTTTGATATTTAAATATTTGTTGATAAATTGTTGAAAGTTTGTCTTGTCCATGGGGCTCATTATTAGTGTCTTCTAGTTGGCCTATACAGTAACCCACTGAATGAAAATTTGACTCCAAACCGGAGAAGGGATGTAAACAAAGAAAAGTGAGGGGGTTGTTTACATGAAGGGGAGAAAACATGTTGCTTAGTTTGCTAACACACTATTAGTTAAGTTTCGAATATTAAATTGTATGCACTGATTGGTGTATTGGACAGGGAATCTCATCTCCTGTTCTGAGAAATTTATTGGAACAAGCAAGAGTCATTAAAGGGTTTAGAAAAATCACAATAGAAGGTGTGCCTTCAGAAGCTGCCCGTGCATTTATCCGATTTCTCTACTCTTCATGGTATTCCTGCAACACTTTCCTTTTCTCTTTATTCCTCTGCAATTATGTCTGGATTCTTGTTTTTTGCTGCCTTCATTGTCATTGGTGTCACATAAATGTTCCTTTCGGAACTTGTAACTGTCCATGCTTCCACAAGGATGGAATAGTTGTGATAAGTTGCTCCTGATTACTTAATGTTAGTAAAAAAGCAGTATCATGCTTCATACAGATGAGAAGGTGAATATACATGAGAATCATTCACATGATGTCGCATCATTTCTGGtatttaggtttttcttgttttcttttcgtTTATTATTTTTTACGTTTGAAAATTGACCGATAGTTATCTGTGATATCCAAGTTGAAAATAATGGTCTGAAGTAAAAGTTAAGCACTATGGTTGGTTTTCgtatttcttttttcttactaAAATTTTAGACATGACCTCTGGATCTCACGTTTAAATTCATTATGCAGCTGTGAACCTGATTTGATGAAGAACTTTGCTCTTCACTTGCTTGTCCTGTCACATGCATTTGCAATCCCTTCCCTGAAAAGGACTTGCATCAAGCTAATAGAGCAGGAGGTTTTGACTGAAGAGAATGTCGTGGATGTGCTTCAGCTAGCTAGACTATGTGATGCACCTCGACTCTCACTTTCTTGTACCAAAATGATTCTTAATGATTTTAAGGCCATCTCGTTTTCTGATGGATGGAAAGCAATGAAGCAAGCAAATCCCAGTCTAGAGCAGGAGCTTCTGGAGTCTCTTGTGGGGGAGGACTCCGTAAGTTCTTTCTCTCCTGTTGTTCCATTTTAGAGTTGCTGTGTTAAATGCTGTTGCAtgcctttttttcttttggtgTCTTATCCTGCTAAGCATCTGACAATGATCTGTTTGTTTCTCCATTGCTAGCAGTATATGTGttaaaattggttcaagtttgttttaatAACACAAAGTACTGGCAGAAGTTATCCATCAGGTGATtgatttcctcttcttcatgaaaTCATGAAGAGGTTTTGAAAACAAGAGTGCAGAATTTAGCATGTTTCCAGTAGTTCCATGCAATATGACCTTAACAGTAGTTGCAGGGCTCTTAAGAACAAAATGGTACTTTGATTATTCATACTTCTACTAGAGCTGTTTGTTTTCATGCTAAAGATGTTTGAATCCTAGAATGGCCTTCATCAGCTACTTACATTCAGAATTTGGATATGGATTCGATATCATATgtttatgccatttctctttcttttattctttatCTTTTTGTTTTTATCGGTAAGGGGATATGTTTATCCACCAATTGTTTCACATGTCAATTATCTGTCTACAAAATGGGGTGATAAAAGCTGGTTAGTTGGATCCCCAACCCAACCATTGTCTTGTTGACACAGCTAAACTGATTGTATATTGGCATGATGCAGAAAAGGCAGGATAGACTGAAAAAGATGGAGGAAAGGAAGGTGTACATGCAACTGTATGAGGCAATGGAGGCTCTCTTGCACATATGCAGAGATGGGTGTAGGACGATCGGGCCCCACGACAAGATGCCGAAGGACAGCAAAACCACCTGCAAATATGCAGCATGCAAGGGGATTGAGTCGCTAGTTCGGCACTTCAAAGGCTGCAGAATTCGAGTCCCAGGAGGTTGCATGCACTGCAAGAGAATGTGGCAGATTCTTAGGCTCCACTCCCAGATTTGTT
The window above is part of the Musa acuminata AAA Group cultivar baxijiao chromosome BXJ2-6, Cavendish_Baxijiao_AAA, whole genome shotgun sequence genome. Proteins encoded here:
- the LOC135615046 gene encoding BTB/POZ and TAZ domain-containing protein 3-like, with protein sequence MAYLELDLPQCFSNEQSLPMASTSYKTFNVPDACRSHQLNSGRSVPQPPPVHGSSYGARKCSKSLKDDTYVPDETRIAWDKLFYEGYGADVHVLTEDKDIILAHTSILGISSPVLRNLLEQARVIKGFRKITIEGVPSEAARAFIRFLYSSCCEPDLMKNFALHLLVLSHAFAIPSLKRTCIKLIEQEVLTEENVVDVLQLARLCDAPRLSLSCTKMILNDFKAISFSDGWKAMKQANPSLEQELLESLVGEDSKRQDRLKKMEERKVYMQLYEAMEALLHICRDGCRTIGPHDKMPKDSKTTCKYAACKGIESLVRHFKGCRIRVPGGCMHCKRMWQILRLHSQICSEPDLCKVPLCSHFKDKMKSLSKREEFKWKLLVSKIMAAKGTINSILAQRLLLG